GGCGGGGAGTGTGATTAAAATTTTAATGGAATATATAAAAAATTAAGTATCAGCGTATATGCTATTAAAAACATATACGCTTTTTTAATTAGAATTTTAATATTTATTTAATTTATACGTTTTGATGAACATTAAAAAATAAATTATACCTATAATAGATGGTACAACACTTGATACAGCCATGGAAATATATATTCCAATAAAACCAATACTAATTTCTARTATCATAGATAATATTACTTTAAAAATAATTGAATCTATAAAAGAATTAATAAAAGCCAAATATGATTTTTGAATACCTATTAAAAAACTATCAAGCACATACATAAGAGCATATGCTATACCATTAAA
The DNA window shown above is from Brachyspira sp. SAP_772 and carries:
- a CDS encoding MATE family efflux transporter, with the translated sequence EALSILVAKNMGERNYIKIKNTVIFAMFFNISITMTAVIFIHIFAKNIISIFYNGDDKTINDIIFYLRVCASFNGIAYALMYVLDSFLIGIQKSYLAFINSFIDSIIFKVILSMILEISIGFIGIYISMAVSSVVPSIIGIIYFLMFIKTYKLNKY